One window of the Nocardia terpenica genome contains the following:
- a CDS encoding DUF309 domain-containing protein: protein MTDRDRDIAGRARNARPRDRLGRPLPAGSVGVERIPDDLDLTPEQSLDYAQRLLDDGLAFHAHEVLEAAWKSAPFAERMLWQGLAQYAVGLTHIQRGNPKGATTLLERAIGRLTAAGPAPYRIDGPGLIAHAERLLAALAADRPIDDRQLAPRLRG from the coding sequence GTGACGGATCGTGATCGTGATATTGCCGGACGCGCCCGAAATGCCCGACCTCGCGACCGCCTCGGGCGCCCTTTACCGGCGGGCAGCGTCGGCGTGGAGCGCATTCCGGACGACCTCGACCTGACACCCGAGCAAAGCCTCGACTACGCCCAGCGCCTGCTGGACGACGGACTCGCCTTCCATGCCCACGAGGTGCTCGAGGCCGCCTGGAAGAGCGCACCGTTCGCCGAGCGGATGCTGTGGCAGGGCCTGGCCCAGTACGCCGTCGGCCTCACCCACATCCAGCGCGGTAATCCCAAGGGCGCCACCACGCTGCTGGAGCGGGCGATCGGCCGGTTGACCGCCGCCGGGCCCGCGCCCTACCGCATCGACGGGCCCGGCCTGATCGCCCACGCCGAGCGGCTGCTGGCGGCCCTGGCCGCGGATCGCCCGATCGACGATCGGCAGCTGGCACCGCGTCTACGGGGCTGA
- a CDS encoding RDD family protein, translated as MTSAGQHADLGTRFIARIIDALIIGIPAWLILYGIGLLTGISPASMLMSKVIAPMLIAVAFTGYCVAQETSRGTTFGKRLVGLRVLAPGGQPPDAQTSLKRNLWAAAALVPCLGAVATLVLSISVAVTISQDPNGQGWHDRFAGGTQVVRT; from the coding sequence ATGACCAGTGCTGGGCAGCACGCCGATCTGGGCACGCGCTTCATCGCCCGCATCATCGACGCGTTGATCATCGGCATCCCAGCCTGGCTGATCCTCTACGGCATCGGCCTGCTGACCGGAATCTCACCCGCGAGCATGCTGATGTCCAAGGTGATCGCGCCCATGCTCATCGCCGTCGCCTTCACCGGATACTGTGTGGCACAAGAGACTTCGAGGGGCACCACGTTCGGCAAGCGGCTGGTCGGCCTGCGGGTGCTGGCGCCCGGCGGTCAGCCGCCGGACGCGCAGACCTCGCTCAAGCGCAACCTGTGGGCCGCCGCCGCCCTCGTGCCCTGCCTCGGCGCGGTGGCGACGCTGGTGCTGTCGATCTCGGTCGCCGTCACGATCTCCCAGGACCCCAACGGCCAGGGCTGGCACGACCGATTCGCGGGCGGCACCCAGGTGGTACGCACCTGA
- a CDS encoding ABC transporter ATP-binding protein translates to MRPGTGPDPTGPAPDARAKSFGPSLKRLLSRLRPEKPYLIAIFALAVTAVVLNVLGPQMLGKATNLIFDGVVSKQLPPGLSKDQAVAGLRAQGQDRLADMFAGMHITPGTGIDFAAVGRVLMVVLALYIAAAIFGWLQAFLLNLVINRTVKRLRGDIEQKIHRLPLSFFDSTPRGDLLSRVTNDVDNIAQSLNQTMSQLITSVLTVFGVLGMMFWISPLLAGVALLTVPIVVVLTAQIAKRSKPHFVDQWKYTGLVNAQVEEAFTGHEVVTAFGRGREVAREFDERNDRLYQASFRAQFISGLIMPVVMFVGNLNYVLIAVVGGLRVASGNLSLGEVQAFIQYSRQFTQPLTQIASMINLLQSGVASAERIFEILDAQEQVPDPEVEDSRPVDRGRVAFEAVSFRYEPDKPVIEELSLVAEPGHVVAIVGPTGAGKTTLVNLLERFYEIDSGAITIDGVDVTRISRDHLRSRIGMVLQDTWLFSGTIRENIAYGNPNASEAEIVAAARAAYVDRFVHALPNGYDTVIDEEGSGVSAGEKQLITIARAFLAKPSILILDEATSSVDTRTELLVQQAMAALRRDRTSFVIAHRLSTIRDADTIVVMEKGRIVEQGTHAGLLAQRGAYFRLYHAQFAGAAVDQDLIDEETVDAV, encoded by the coding sequence ATGAGGCCGGGAACGGGTCCCGATCCGACCGGACCGGCGCCGGACGCGCGGGCCAAGTCCTTCGGTCCGTCGCTGAAGCGGCTGCTGAGCCGATTGCGGCCGGAGAAGCCGTATCTCATCGCGATCTTCGCGCTGGCCGTGACCGCCGTCGTGCTGAACGTGCTGGGCCCGCAGATGCTCGGCAAGGCCACCAACCTCATCTTCGACGGCGTGGTGAGCAAGCAGCTGCCGCCGGGGCTGAGCAAGGACCAGGCCGTCGCCGGGCTGCGCGCGCAGGGGCAGGACCGGCTGGCCGACATGTTCGCGGGCATGCACATCACCCCCGGCACCGGCATCGATTTCGCCGCGGTGGGCCGGGTGCTGATGGTGGTGCTGGCGCTGTACATCGCCGCCGCGATCTTCGGCTGGCTGCAGGCGTTCCTGCTGAACCTGGTCATCAACCGCACGGTCAAGCGGCTGCGCGGCGATATCGAGCAGAAGATCCACCGGCTGCCGCTGAGCTTCTTCGACTCCACCCCGCGCGGTGATCTGCTGTCCCGAGTCACCAACGATGTGGACAACATCGCGCAGAGCCTGAATCAGACCATGAGCCAGCTGATCACGTCGGTGCTGACGGTGTTCGGCGTGCTGGGAATGATGTTCTGGATTTCGCCGCTGCTTGCCGGGGTCGCGTTGCTCACCGTGCCGATCGTGGTCGTACTGACCGCGCAGATCGCCAAGCGGTCCAAGCCGCACTTCGTCGATCAGTGGAAGTACACCGGCCTGGTGAACGCCCAGGTGGAGGAGGCGTTCACCGGGCACGAGGTGGTGACCGCCTTCGGCCGCGGCCGCGAGGTGGCCCGGGAGTTCGACGAGCGCAACGATCGGCTGTATCAGGCCAGCTTCCGCGCCCAGTTCATCTCCGGCCTGATCATGCCGGTGGTCATGTTCGTCGGGAACCTGAACTACGTGCTGATCGCGGTTGTCGGCGGTCTGCGGGTGGCCTCGGGCAATCTGTCGCTGGGCGAGGTGCAGGCATTCATCCAGTACTCGCGGCAGTTCACCCAGCCGCTGACCCAGATCGCCTCGATGATCAACCTGCTGCAGTCCGGCGTGGCCTCGGCCGAGCGCATCTTCGAGATCCTCGACGCGCAGGAGCAGGTGCCCGATCCCGAGGTGGAGGATTCGCGCCCGGTCGACCGGGGGCGGGTCGCGTTCGAGGCGGTGTCGTTCCGCTACGAGCCGGACAAGCCGGTGATCGAGGAGCTGTCGCTGGTCGCCGAGCCCGGGCACGTGGTGGCCATCGTCGGCCCGACCGGCGCGGGCAAGACCACGCTGGTGAATCTGCTGGAACGGTTCTACGAGATCGACTCCGGCGCGATCACCATCGACGGCGTGGACGTCACCCGCATCTCCCGCGACCATCTGCGCTCGCGGATCGGCATGGTGCTGCAGGACACCTGGCTGTTCAGCGGGACGATCCGGGAGAACATCGCCTACGGCAATCCGAATGCGAGCGAGGCCGAGATCGTGGCCGCCGCCCGCGCCGCGTACGTCGACCGGTTCGTGCACGCGCTGCCGAACGGCTACGACACGGTCATCGACGAGGAGGGTTCCGGGGTCAGCGCCGGTGAGAAGCAGCTGATCACCATCGCGCGAGCATTCCTGGCCAAGCCGTCGATCCTGATCCTGGACGAGGCGACCAGCTCGGTCGACACCCGCACCGAGCTGCTGGTCCAGCAGGCCATGGCCGCGCTGCGCCGCGACCGCACCAGTTTCGTGATCGCGCACCGATTGTCGACGATCCGGGATGCGGACACCATTGTGGTGATGGAAAAGGGGCGCATTGTGGAGCAGGGCACGCATGCGGGGTTGCTGGCTCAGCGGGGGGCTTATTTCCGGCTGTATCACGCGCAGTTTGCGGGGGCCGCTGTCGATCAGGACTTGATCGATGAGGAGACGGTGGACGCGGTCTGA
- a CDS encoding SLATT domain-containing protein has translation MWHRLDRDRARSRSTGLHTPPSPPGDADALDISLHYLGFYRDEFERTRVVVKTRARRVVVWTAAANGLIAVLGTAVAVFSAPWLGLFSTALAASIGVMSAWDGLYRHREMWVQRSVILGQLQAMLRTVELRRAQGADRDLLAAQTMAHLNEILADDLEAWTSLRRTQPATRERAAEQEQ, from the coding sequence GTGTGGCATCGGCTCGACCGCGATCGCGCCCGCAGCAGATCGACCGGGCTGCACACCCCGCCCTCCCCGCCCGGCGACGCCGACGCGCTCGACATCAGCCTGCACTACCTGGGCTTCTACCGCGACGAGTTCGAACGGACCCGGGTCGTGGTGAAGACGCGCGCCCGGCGCGTGGTGGTGTGGACCGCGGCCGCCAACGGGCTCATCGCGGTGCTGGGCACCGCCGTCGCGGTGTTCTCCGCGCCCTGGCTGGGCCTGTTCAGCACCGCCCTCGCCGCCTCGATCGGGGTCATGTCCGCGTGGGACGGCCTGTACCGGCATCGCGAGATGTGGGTGCAGCGCAGCGTGATCCTCGGTCAGCTGCAGGCCATGCTGCGCACCGTGGAGTTGCGGCGGGCCCAGGGCGCCGATCGCGACCTGCTCGCCGCCCAGACCATGGCCCACCTGAACGAGATCCTCGCCGACGATCTGGAGGCGTGGACCTCGCTGCGCCGCACCCAGCCCGCGACCCGCGAGCGGGCCGCGGAGCAGGAGCAATAA
- a CDS encoding DUF397 domain-containing protein, whose product MVDTTGAVWRKSSHSGPDGNCVEVAFLLTGNVAVRDTKDRGDGPILAFAPGEWDAFVSEVTGGVLRRS is encoded by the coding sequence ATGGTTGACACGACCGGTGCCGTGTGGCGTAAGAGCAGCCACAGCGGCCCCGACGGAAACTGCGTGGAGGTGGCGTTTCTCCTCACCGGCAATGTCGCCGTCCGTGACACCAAAGACCGCGGAGACGGTCCGATTCTGGCGTTTGCTCCTGGAGAATGGGACGCGTTCGTCAGTGAGGTGACCGGAGGAGTGCTCCGGCGGTCCTGA
- the gluQRS gene encoding tRNA glutamyl-Q(34) synthetase GluQRS, whose protein sequence is MLHDDASGPRAAGRFAPSPSGDLHLGNLRTALLAWLFARSTGRRFLIRIEDLDRVRPGAAERQLVDLAALGLDWDGPVVRQSRRQALHHAAIDRLTDAGLTYECYCTRREIQQAVTAPHGPLGAYPGTCRDLTDAERAARRAEGRPAALRLRSQTKEFEIIDELHGRYRGAVDDFVLRRGDGTPAYNLAVVVDDADQGVDQVVRGDDLLPSTPRQAYLAELLELAIPRYAHVPLVLNAEGERLAKRDGAVTLTDRIALGESPHQVVALLANSLGYAADTPAELLDRFRPDALPREPWRIDPADVVQLGVDP, encoded by the coding sequence ATGCTCCATGACGACGCTTCGGGACCCCGGGCCGCCGGACGGTTCGCGCCGAGCCCCTCCGGCGACCTGCACCTGGGCAATCTGCGAACGGCCCTGCTGGCGTGGCTGTTCGCACGCTCGACCGGGCGCCGGTTCCTGATCCGCATCGAGGATCTGGACCGGGTGCGACCGGGCGCGGCCGAACGCCAGCTGGTGGATCTGGCCGCGCTCGGCCTGGACTGGGACGGCCCGGTGGTGCGGCAGTCGCGCCGGCAAGCACTGCACCACGCCGCCATCGACCGGCTCACCGACGCCGGGCTGACCTACGAATGTTATTGCACCCGAAGGGAAATCCAGCAGGCCGTGACCGCGCCGCACGGGCCCCTCGGCGCCTACCCGGGCACCTGCCGCGACCTCACCGACGCCGAGCGCGCCGCCAGGCGCGCCGAGGGACGGCCCGCCGCGCTTCGATTACGCTCGCAGACAAAGGAATTCGAGATCATCGACGAGCTGCACGGCCGCTACCGGGGCGCGGTGGACGATTTCGTGCTGCGCCGCGGCGACGGGACGCCCGCCTACAATCTCGCGGTCGTGGTCGACGATGCCGACCAGGGCGTCGATCAGGTGGTGCGCGGGGACGATCTGCTGCCGTCCACGCCGCGGCAGGCGTATCTGGCCGAACTGCTCGAGCTGGCGATCCCCCGCTACGCCCACGTTCCGCTCGTGCTCAATGCCGAGGGCGAGCGGCTGGCCAAACGCGACGGCGCGGTGACGCTCACCGATCGCATCGCGCTCGGCGAGTCCCCGCACCAAGTCGTTGCGCTGCTGGCGAATTCGCTCGGCTACGCCGCCGACACACCCGCCGAACTGCTCGACCGGTTCCGGCCGGACGCCCTCCCCCGGGAGCCCTGGCGGATCGACCCCGCCGACGTGGTGCAACTCGGCGTCGATCCGTAA
- the qcrB gene encoding cytochrome bc1 complex cytochrome b subunit, with amino-acid sequence MAVRGVAGRLMAEQADSMDERYTAANFVKRSINKVFPTHWSFLLGEIALYSFIILLLSGVYLTLFFDPSMTEVVYHGTYQPLRGVAMSRAYDSALGISFDVRGGLFVRQVHHWAALLFAASMVVHLCRIFFTGAFRRPREANWVLGSILLIIAMFEGFFGYSLPDDLLSGTGLRAAFSGITLGSPVIGTWLHWLMFGGDFPGTIIIPRLYIAHVLLFPGIMLALIAAHIALVWYQKHTQYPGPARTERNVIGTRIVPVFSLDQGAFFMFTLGVVALMGGLLQINPIWNLGPYNPSQVSAGTQPDIYLMWTDGWLRLFPAWELYIFGHTVPGAFSAAIMMPIVFGALIGYPWIEKRLTGDRAHHNLLQRPRDVPVRTAIGAMALAFYVVLTLACVNDIIAYKFDISLNATTWAFRIGLLLVPPLAYFLAYRLCLALQRSDRAVLEHGIETGVIRRLPHGEYIELHQPLGPVDEHGHPIPLEYQGAPVPKKMNRLGLSGKPGTGSFLRADPEHENEQLRAVEHEQEHRQLAVLREHQDHG; translated from the coding sequence ATGGCAGTTCGAGGTGTCGCGGGCCGCTTGATGGCCGAGCAGGCCGACTCGATGGACGAGCGGTACACGGCCGCCAACTTCGTGAAACGCTCGATCAACAAGGTATTTCCGACGCACTGGTCGTTCCTGCTCGGCGAGATCGCGCTGTACAGCTTCATCATCCTGCTGCTGTCGGGCGTGTACCTGACCCTGTTCTTCGACCCGTCCATGACCGAGGTCGTCTACCACGGCACCTATCAGCCGCTGCGCGGGGTCGCCATGTCGCGCGCCTACGATTCGGCGCTGGGCATCTCCTTCGACGTGCGCGGCGGGCTGTTCGTGCGGCAGGTACACCATTGGGCCGCACTGCTTTTCGCCGCCTCGATGGTCGTGCACCTGTGCCGCATCTTCTTCACCGGCGCCTTCCGCCGCCCGCGCGAGGCGAACTGGGTGCTCGGCTCGATCCTGCTGATCATCGCCATGTTCGAGGGCTTCTTCGGCTACTCGCTGCCCGACGACCTGCTGTCCGGCACCGGCCTGCGCGCCGCGTTCTCCGGCATCACCCTGGGCAGCCCCGTGATCGGCACCTGGCTGCACTGGCTGATGTTCGGCGGCGACTTCCCCGGCACCATCATCATTCCGCGCCTGTACATCGCGCACGTGCTGCTGTTCCCGGGCATCATGCTGGCGCTGATCGCCGCGCACATCGCGCTGGTCTGGTACCAGAAGCACACCCAGTACCCGGGACCGGCGCGCACCGAGCGCAACGTGATCGGCACCCGGATCGTGCCGGTGTTCTCGCTGGATCAGGGCGCGTTCTTCATGTTCACCCTGGGCGTGGTCGCGCTGATGGGCGGCCTGCTGCAGATCAATCCGATCTGGAACCTGGGCCCGTACAACCCGTCCCAGGTCTCGGCGGGCACCCAGCCGGACATCTACCTGATGTGGACCGACGGCTGGCTGCGCCTGTTCCCGGCATGGGAGCTCTACATCTTCGGGCACACCGTGCCGGGCGCCTTCTCGGCCGCGATCATGATGCCGATCGTGTTCGGCGCGCTGATCGGCTATCCGTGGATCGAGAAGCGGCTCACCGGCGATCGCGCCCACCACAACCTGTTGCAGCGGCCGCGCGACGTGCCGGTGCGGACCGCGATCGGCGCTATGGCCCTCGCGTTCTACGTGGTGCTGACCCTGGCCTGCGTCAACGACATCATCGCCTACAAGTTCGACATCTCGCTCAACGCCACCACCTGGGCCTTCCGCATCGGGCTCCTGCTCGTGCCGCCGCTGGCCTACTTCCTGGCCTACCGGCTGTGCCTGGCCCTGCAGCGCAGCGACCGCGCGGTGCTCGAGCACGGCATCGAGACCGGCGTCATTCGCCGGTTGCCGCACGGGGAGTACATCGAACTGCATCAACCGCTCGGACCGGTCGACGAGCACGGTCATCCGATTCCGCTGGAATATCAGGGCGCTCCCGTGCCGAAGAAGATGAATCGGCTGGGCCTGTCCGGCAAACCGGGAACCGGCAGCTTCCTGCGCGCGGACCCGGAACACGAGAACGAGCAGTTGCGCGCCGTCGAGCACGAGCAGGAACATCGGCAGCTCGCGGTGCTGCGCGAACATCAGGACCACGGCTAG
- a CDS encoding DUF4190 domain-containing protein, protein MTNPGDSDEWWKKYGGEGVSSESGGHATPPPESTPPPAGYGSTPGYPTQPPGTPPPQQQYPSCPQPPAQPYGQPGYGYPGGGQYQPYGYPAQRQGTNGLAVGSLIASILGLCTCVGAIVGIVLGIIALNQIKERGGEGRGMALAGIWIGVVAIVLSIIYVAARLVTTH, encoded by the coding sequence ATGACGAATCCCGGCGATTCCGACGAATGGTGGAAAAAGTACGGTGGCGAGGGTGTGTCGTCCGAGTCGGGCGGCCACGCGACGCCCCCGCCCGAGTCCACGCCGCCGCCGGCGGGGTACGGCTCCACCCCCGGCTACCCCACCCAGCCGCCGGGAACCCCGCCCCCGCAGCAGCAGTACCCGAGCTGCCCCCAGCCCCCCGCGCAGCCGTACGGGCAGCCGGGCTACGGCTATCCGGGCGGCGGCCAGTACCAGCCCTACGGGTACCCCGCCCAGCGGCAGGGCACCAACGGCCTGGCCGTCGGTTCGCTGATCGCCTCGATCCTCGGGCTGTGCACCTGCGTGGGCGCGATCGTCGGCATCGTGCTGGGCATCATCGCGCTCAACCAGATCAAGGAGCGCGGCGGCGAGGGCCGCGGAATGGCGTTGGCGGGCATCTGGATCGGCGTGGTCGCCATTGTTCTGTCCATCATCTATGTCGCGGCGCGGCTGGTCACCACCCATTGA
- the tgt gene encoding tRNA guanosine(34) transglycosylase Tgt — MPDPASFSFSVGTRLEGRHGRSGVISTPHGDIATPAFIPVGTKATVKAVLPETMAEIGAQALLANAYHLYLQPGSDIVDEAGGLSAFMNWPGPTFTDSGGFQVMSLGVGFKKVLAMETVGVQNDDVIAKGKQRLAVVDDDGVTFRSHLDGSKHRFTPEVSMGIQHRLGADIMFAFDELTTLMNTRGYQEKSLRRTHEWAQRCIDEHERLTAERTHRPYQALFAVIQGAQYEDLRRKACRELESMRGRGGTEFDGYGIGGALEKHNLGTIVGWCCDELPEHKPRHLLGISEPEDFFVAIENGADTFDCVNPSRVARNAAIYVAEGRFNINTSRFRRDFTPIDETCDCYTCAHYTRAYLHHLFKAKEMLAATLCTIHNERFTIRLVDDIRASIEGGYFDEFKAETLGRWKGRIKAPGAQ; from the coding sequence GTGCCTGATCCTGCCTCGTTCTCGTTCTCCGTCGGTACCCGCTTGGAAGGGCGGCACGGTCGGTCCGGCGTCATTTCCACGCCGCACGGTGACATCGCGACACCGGCGTTCATTCCCGTCGGCACCAAGGCCACGGTGAAGGCGGTGCTGCCGGAGACCATGGCGGAGATCGGGGCGCAGGCGTTGCTGGCCAATGCCTATCACCTGTACCTGCAGCCGGGGTCCGACATCGTGGACGAGGCGGGCGGGCTGAGCGCGTTCATGAACTGGCCCGGCCCCACCTTCACCGACAGCGGCGGCTTCCAGGTGATGTCGCTGGGCGTCGGCTTCAAGAAGGTGCTGGCCATGGAGACGGTCGGCGTGCAGAACGACGATGTGATCGCGAAGGGCAAACAGCGGCTGGCCGTGGTCGACGACGACGGCGTCACCTTCCGGTCCCACCTGGACGGCTCCAAACACCGGTTCACGCCCGAGGTCTCGATGGGCATCCAGCACCGGCTGGGCGCGGACATCATGTTCGCCTTCGACGAGCTGACCACGCTGATGAATACCCGTGGCTACCAGGAGAAGTCGCTGCGGCGCACGCACGAGTGGGCGCAGCGCTGCATCGACGAGCACGAGCGGCTCACCGCCGAGCGCACCCACCGCCCGTATCAGGCGCTGTTCGCGGTGATCCAGGGCGCGCAGTACGAGGACCTGCGGCGCAAGGCATGTCGCGAGCTGGAGTCGATGCGCGGCCGGGGCGGAACGGAATTCGACGGCTACGGCATCGGCGGCGCGCTGGAGAAGCACAACCTGGGCACCATCGTCGGCTGGTGCTGTGACGAACTGCCCGAACACAAGCCGCGGCATCTGCTCGGCATCAGCGAGCCGGAGGACTTCTTCGTCGCCATCGAGAACGGCGCCGACACCTTCGACTGCGTGAACCCCTCCCGGGTGGCCCGCAATGCCGCCATCTACGTCGCCGAGGGCCGATTCAACATCAACACCAGCCGCTTCCGCCGCGACTTCACCCCCATCGACGAGACCTGCGACTGCTACACCTGCGCCCACTACACCCGCGCCTACCTCCACCACCTCTTCAAGGCCAAGGAGATGCTGGCCGCCACCCTCTGCACAATCCACAACGAGCGCTTCACAATTCGCCTCGTGGACGACATCCGCGCCAGCATCGAGGGGGGTTACTTCGACGAGTTCAAGGCGGAGACGTTGGGGCGCTGGAAGGGGAGGATCAAAGCGCCCGGGGCGCAATAA
- a CDS encoding queuosine precursor transporter, whose translation MDLEGPGRPAAEHASFAQAAGGPFTLIVTLFTATLMISNICATKGVQFFTGHHLALGPIEVLPITTDGAFFLFPLAYVIGDVLSEVYGFRAARRTIYYGFGMLALMVVCFWIAIGLPAAEFYGNQDAFRTVVGTTPQLVAAGLAGYIVGQFLNSVTLVLIKERTKERHLWARLLGSTVAGEFGDTLVFCSIAATAIGINTWGAYLNYVLVGFLWKTLCEVLIMPISYRCIAYLKKREPSYAPLDRPALFS comes from the coding sequence GTGGACCTCGAGGGGCCTGGGCGCCCCGCGGCCGAGCACGCATCGTTCGCGCAGGCCGCGGGGGGACCCTTCACCCTGATCGTGACGCTGTTCACGGCCACCCTGATGATCTCCAATATCTGCGCGACCAAGGGCGTGCAGTTCTTCACCGGGCACCACCTCGCGCTGGGTCCGATCGAGGTGCTGCCGATCACCACCGACGGCGCGTTCTTCCTGTTCCCCCTCGCCTACGTCATCGGCGACGTGCTCAGCGAGGTGTACGGATTCCGCGCCGCGCGGCGCACCATCTACTACGGCTTCGGCATGCTGGCCCTGATGGTCGTGTGCTTCTGGATCGCGATCGGGTTGCCCGCGGCCGAGTTCTACGGCAATCAGGACGCCTTCCGCACCGTGGTCGGCACCACGCCGCAGCTGGTGGCGGCGGGCCTGGCCGGGTACATCGTCGGGCAGTTCCTCAACTCGGTGACGCTGGTGCTGATCAAGGAGCGCACCAAGGAGAGGCACCTGTGGGCGCGGCTGCTCGGCTCGACGGTCGCCGGTGAATTCGGCGACACCCTGGTGTTCTGCTCCATCGCCGCCACCGCGATCGGGATCAATACCTGGGGCGCGTACCTCAACTACGTTCTGGTCGGCTTCCTCTGGAAGACCCTGTGCGAGGTGCTGATCATGCCGATCAGCTACCGCTGCATCGCCTACCTGAAGAAGCGCGAGCCCAGCTACGCGCCACTGGACCGCCCGGCGCTGTTCAGTTAG
- a CDS encoding WS/DGAT domain-containing protein has product MGSLLPRDALGYWLSRRGCNDLFLLYCFGETERSTAWLRAWIAERSARIPELRVRLRERRFGYPAWVPAGFTEDRVLEHAAPTWPVAVAAIGELLDRGVRAQESPWRVHLFRHVSGAPGVDGPGLIVVLQLSHALVDGRGAAAIARALFSESVPRTAAGSGDRAIPFRRTGHMLARLSAEIAAESFALSMMPIRVIHTVIRGFGAERARRELAARTARGELPPPPPAHPPTALNRAPAPAAHAVAMLVRTDLRVPGHTVTVVAATAVSLALSRYLSARGSAPAELAAQVPLALPSRKGSPRNNYRDLSIELHTAETDLRRRADRIAATLDARRARARHPLQFASDRVTAVLPAPMLRHDIACYPTDVVPGALSGHTVVSSVDRGPADLSFAGAPVHFTAGFPALGAVMHLTHGVHGLGDTVTVSVHADPAVVDVEDYAAQLDTALSEVVAALRA; this is encoded by the coding sequence ATGGGTTCGCTGCTGCCGCGCGATGCGCTCGGGTACTGGCTGTCGCGCCGGGGCTGCAACGATCTGTTTCTGCTGTACTGCTTCGGCGAGACGGAGCGGTCCACGGCGTGGCTGCGCGCATGGATCGCCGAGCGCAGCGCGCGGATTCCGGAGCTGCGGGTGCGGTTGCGCGAGCGCCGGTTCGGCTATCCGGCCTGGGTGCCCGCCGGATTCACCGAGGATCGGGTGCTGGAGCACGCGGCGCCGACGTGGCCGGTCGCGGTGGCCGCGATCGGGGAACTGCTCGATCGCGGGGTGCGCGCGCAGGAGTCGCCCTGGCGGGTGCACCTGTTCCGGCACGTGTCCGGTGCGCCGGGTGTGGACGGGCCGGGGCTGATCGTCGTCCTCCAGCTGTCGCATGCCCTGGTCGATGGGCGCGGCGCGGCGGCCATTGCCCGCGCGCTGTTCTCGGAATCGGTGCCCCGCACGGCCGCCGGTTCGGGTGATCGCGCGATACCGTTCCGGCGGACCGGCCACATGCTCGCCCGGCTCTCGGCAGAGATCGCGGCCGAATCGTTCGCGCTGTCGATGATGCCAATCAGAGTGATACACACCGTGATTCGTGGATTCGGCGCGGAGCGTGCCCGGCGCGAGCTGGCCGCCCGTACCGCCCGGGGCGAACTGCCGCCGCCACCTCCGGCCCACCCGCCGACCGCGCTCAACCGAGCGCCCGCCCCGGCGGCGCACGCGGTCGCCATGCTCGTCCGCACCGACCTGCGGGTTCCCGGCCACACGGTGACCGTGGTGGCGGCCACCGCGGTCTCGCTGGCGCTCTCGCGCTACCTGTCCGCGCGTGGCTCTGCTCCCGCTGAGCTGGCGGCCCAGGTACCGCTCGCGCTGCCGAGCCGAAAGGGCAGCCCGCGCAACAACTATCGCGATCTGAGCATCGAATTGCACACCGCCGAAACCGATCTCCGCCGCCGCGCCGACCGGATCGCGGCCACGCTCGACGCCCGCCGCGCCCGCGCCCGGCACCCGCTGCAATTCGCCTCGGACCGCGTCACCGCGGTGCTGCCCGCCCCGATGCTGCGGCACGATATCGCCTGCTATCCAACGGATGTCGTCCCCGGCGCACTGTCGGGCCACACCGTGGTATCGAGCGTCGATCGCGGCCCCGCGGACCTCTCCTTCGCGGGTGCCCCCGTGCATTTCACCGCCGGGTTCCCGGCGCTCGGCGCCGTCATGCACCTGACCCACGGCGTGCACGGCCTGGGTGACACGGTCACCGTCTCCGTGCACGCCGATCCCGCGGTGGTGGACGTCGAAGACTATGCGGCGCAACTGGATACCGCCCTCTCCGAGGTGGTGGCCGCGCTGCGGGCGTGA